One genomic window of Pseudoxanthomonas sp. includes the following:
- a CDS encoding alpha/beta hydrolase — protein sequence MHEHATRFGRAQHLLGIVGYPSSDSRTTGVIVLNAGLVHRVGPFRMHVQMTRRLNACGFPTLRFDLSTVGDSGASNESQSREQQVRSDVSSAMALLRKQAGCSRFVLIGLCSGAQNAHLVAQGDEAVAGAVFLDGYAYPTAGFKVRHYLPRLLDPSRVLRALARRLQPPAAAAASTGSQFRVEFPPQARVRDELAGMVQRGLKLCFIYSGGASWYFNHQRQFGECYGRTLAAHPGISVSFLGEVDHTYILADDRRRLLDTIEHWLCLHFPQVARDELPEPAIARAPAYASQLR from the coding sequence ATGCATGAGCATGCCACCCGGTTCGGCCGCGCCCAGCACCTGCTGGGGATCGTGGGCTATCCCTCCTCTGACTCGCGCACGACCGGCGTGATCGTGCTCAATGCCGGGCTGGTGCACCGCGTCGGGCCGTTTCGCATGCACGTGCAGATGACCCGGCGGCTCAATGCATGTGGCTTCCCGACGTTGCGCTTCGACCTGTCGACGGTGGGCGACAGCGGTGCCAGCAACGAATCGCAGTCGCGCGAGCAGCAGGTGCGAAGTGACGTTTCCAGTGCCATGGCCTTGCTGCGCAAGCAGGCGGGTTGCAGCCGCTTCGTGTTGATCGGCCTGTGCTCGGGCGCGCAGAACGCCCACCTCGTCGCCCAGGGCGATGAGGCAGTGGCTGGCGCTGTCTTCCTGGATGGCTATGCCTATCCCACCGCTGGATTCAAGGTTCGACACTACCTGCCACGCCTGTTGGACCCGTCGCGCGTGCTGCGTGCGCTTGCACGGCGGTTACAGCCCCCGGCTGCGGCTGCTGCGTCCACAGGCTCGCAGTTCCGGGTCGAATTTCCCCCACAGGCGCGCGTACGGGATGAACTGGCCGGGATGGTCCAGCGCGGGCTCAAGCTCTGCTTCATCTACAGCGGCGGGGCCAGCTGGTATTTCAACCACCAACGCCAGTTTGGCGAGTGCTATGGAAGGACGCTGGCGGCCCATCCGGGCATCAGCGTCAGCTTCCTGGGAGAGGTTGACCATACCTACATCCTGGCTGATGACCGCCGGCGGCTGCTCGATACCATCGAACACTGGCTGTGCCTGCATTTCCCCCAGGTTGCGCGCGATGAACTGCCGGAGCCTGCGATTGCACGGGCGCCTGCATACGCTTCTCAACTGCGCTAG
- a CDS encoding polysaccharide deacetylase family protein: MLPGLTSLRQVLRKDLRILAYHRVLQVDEPTAFAFDLNEVSASPAQFYAQMQLVKRHYDPIRFHDVLVAGSGGAPLPPRPLIVTFDDGYDDNYHVAFPILRELGVPAMFFVSTGHIDSGQPYAYDWLVYMLCRTGARRLSVSELDFDQPIPETLTGRRALAKELLFHLKALDAVTQATVIARLGEAWGMRPEKHAQCRPMTWDQLREMHAAGMEVGAHGVHHHILAKLAPAAMIAEVHDSMRTLRRELGAPVDVMSYPVGGPDSYNAQVIDAARQAGFRMACNYVTGVNRLPTAAYFELQRLSVESEMDLDWFAAMTALPEVFAHRKRVRLG; this comes from the coding sequence ATGCTCCCCGGCCTGACCTCGCTCCGCCAGGTCCTGCGCAAGGACCTACGCATCCTTGCCTACCACCGGGTGCTCCAGGTAGACGAGCCGACGGCCTTTGCATTCGATCTGAACGAAGTCAGCGCCTCGCCCGCGCAGTTCTACGCGCAGATGCAGCTGGTGAAGCGTCATTACGACCCGATACGCTTCCACGATGTCCTGGTCGCTGGAAGTGGGGGCGCGCCATTGCCACCCAGGCCGCTCATCGTCACCTTCGATGATGGCTATGACGACAACTACCACGTCGCATTCCCGATCCTGCGCGAACTCGGCGTGCCGGCGATGTTCTTTGTTTCCACCGGGCATATCGACAGCGGGCAGCCGTACGCTTACGACTGGCTGGTGTACATGCTGTGCCGTACCGGCGCCAGGCGCCTGTCGGTCAGTGAGCTGGATTTCGATCAACCGATCCCTGAAACATTGACCGGCCGGCGGGCGCTGGCCAAGGAACTACTGTTCCACCTCAAGGCGCTGGATGCGGTCACCCAGGCCACGGTGATCGCCCGCCTCGGGGAGGCCTGGGGCATGCGGCCGGAAAAACACGCGCAATGCCGCCCGATGACCTGGGATCAGTTGCGGGAAATGCACGCGGCCGGGATGGAGGTCGGCGCGCACGGCGTTCACCACCACATCCTTGCCAAGCTCGCCCCGGCCGCGATGATCGCCGAGGTGCACGATTCGATGCGCACGCTCAGGCGCGAACTTGGCGCACCTGTCGATGTGATGTCCTATCCGGTTGGCGGCCCTGATTCGTACAACGCACAGGTGATCGACGCCGCCAGGCAGGCCGGCTTCCGCATGGCATGCAATTACGTCACGGGGGTGAACCGACTGCCGACCGCTGCGTACTTTGAACTGCAGCGCCTTTCCGTCGAGAGCGAAATGGACCTCGACTGGTTCGCGGCCATGACGGCGTTGCCCGAGGTGTTCGCCCATCGCAAGCGCGTGCGGCTTGGCTAG
- a CDS encoding glycosyltransferase family 2 protein — translation MDAMQPSVVSVVMPVYNAEQWLRHSIGSVLRQTHSSLELIAIDDGSSDQSWDILREYARLDPRIRPIQLERNGGVAAARNAGIAVATGGYIAFLDSDDWWHPRKLEWQLAQMIAAGARVSYGAYDRVTLHGRLLSQVRPRREVHYRDMLKSNHIGHLTGMYARSLGTVEFRRVGHEDYVFWLDLVRRAGRAICISAPTPLASYLVRDGSVSSNKLRAAAWQWQIYRRIERLGWPRSAFYMCHYAWHAIRKRH, via the coding sequence ATGGACGCGATGCAGCCATCTGTCGTCAGCGTGGTGATGCCTGTTTATAACGCCGAGCAGTGGCTGCGTCATTCGATTGGATCGGTGCTTCGGCAGACCCATTCGTCGCTGGAACTGATCGCCATCGATGACGGATCGAGTGACCAGTCATGGGACATCCTTCGCGAGTACGCCCGCCTGGACCCGAGGATCAGGCCCATCCAGCTGGAAAGAAACGGCGGTGTCGCCGCCGCACGGAACGCCGGTATTGCTGTGGCAACCGGCGGCTATATCGCGTTCCTCGACAGCGACGACTGGTGGCACCCACGCAAGCTGGAATGGCAGCTTGCGCAGATGATCGCCGCGGGCGCGCGGGTCAGTTACGGTGCGTACGATCGAGTCACCCTGCATGGGCGCCTGCTCTCGCAGGTGCGACCGCGCCGGGAAGTCCACTACCGCGACATGCTCAAGAGCAACCATATTGGCCATCTGACCGGCATGTACGCGCGCAGCTTGGGCACCGTCGAATTCCGGCGCGTCGGCCATGAGGACTACGTCTTCTGGCTCGATCTGGTGCGGCGTGCCGGGCGTGCCATCTGCATCAGCGCCCCGACACCGCTGGCGTCGTACCTGGTGCGCGATGGATCGGTCTCTTCCAACAAGCTCCGTGCGGCCGCATGGCAATGGCAGATCTATCGACGCATCGAACGGCTCGGTTGGCCGAGGTCCGCGTTCTACATGTGCCACTACGCGTGGCACGCCATACGCAAACGCCATTGA
- a CDS encoding O-antigen ligase family protein, with protein MVLVLLRPQEYPALEGVQLPLLPVTLVLALLAWLVSRNKSLGAPQYRLLGGFLVVMMLSVVVNGWYGGFLAELLRFGPIVAAFVILSNAVTSTRRLFFVMGAVVLCATVLALHGVEQKQTGIGWTGVPLIQDGRIQYVGIFNDPNDLGMLFVLALPMAMYLSARGGGFGLLRLFWLGAGLMLLYGIYLTDSRGALLAVAAVLGIWLWRKRGIVVAALLGGTCLAGLLLLPSRLQDLSPDEESASGRVDAWYEGFQMFISHPLFGVGADNFTDYNNLTAHNSLILVLAETGIVGFTLWLGFIGYCFRMMLAVLRHAPDLPDASAVAAWKTERAVAMTLLLSLSGWLVTAFFLSRSYALVLYLLAALMVAAYANARRRFPSLPAFDLGRDWMRLGLIAVTTVVGLYLVVRVLLALQ; from the coding sequence GTGGTGCTGGTGCTGCTGCGGCCACAGGAATATCCGGCACTGGAAGGCGTGCAGCTTCCCTTGCTGCCGGTCACACTGGTGCTTGCCCTCCTGGCCTGGCTTGTCTCGCGCAACAAGTCGCTGGGCGCTCCCCAGTACCGCCTGCTTGGCGGCTTCCTGGTCGTGATGATGCTGTCGGTCGTGGTCAACGGCTGGTATGGCGGGTTCCTGGCGGAACTGCTGCGCTTCGGGCCGATCGTTGCGGCATTCGTGATCCTGTCCAACGCCGTCACCAGCACGCGGCGCCTGTTTTTCGTGATGGGGGCGGTCGTGCTGTGCGCGACGGTGCTTGCACTGCATGGCGTCGAGCAGAAGCAGACGGGGATCGGCTGGACTGGCGTGCCGCTGATCCAGGACGGGCGCATCCAGTACGTCGGCATCTTCAACGATCCCAATGATCTGGGGATGCTTTTTGTCCTGGCGCTGCCGATGGCGATGTACCTCAGCGCCCGTGGCGGCGGCTTCGGGCTGCTGCGGCTGTTCTGGCTGGGTGCCGGCCTGATGCTGCTGTATGGCATCTACTTGACCGATTCACGTGGTGCGCTGCTGGCTGTTGCGGCCGTGCTGGGCATCTGGCTGTGGCGAAAGCGCGGCATCGTGGTCGCGGCGCTGCTGGGCGGCACGTGCCTGGCGGGCCTGTTGCTTCTGCCCTCGCGACTGCAGGACCTCAGCCCTGACGAGGAGTCCGCCAGCGGCCGGGTCGATGCCTGGTACGAGGGATTCCAGATGTTCATCTCGCATCCCCTGTTCGGGGTCGGCGCGGATAACTTCACCGACTACAACAACCTCACGGCGCACAACTCGCTGATCCTCGTGCTTGCCGAGACCGGGATCGTCGGCTTCACCCTGTGGCTGGGATTCATTGGCTACTGCTTCCGGATGATGCTCGCCGTGCTGCGGCATGCGCCGGACCTGCCGGACGCGAGCGCCGTTGCCGCATGGAAGACCGAGCGCGCGGTCGCGATGACGCTGCTGCTCTCGCTGAGTGGCTGGCTGGTCACGGCCTTCTTCCTGAGTCGCAGCTACGCGCTGGTGCTGTACCTGCTCGCCGCGCTGATGGTGGCCGCCTACGCAAACGCGCGCCGCCGGTTTCCGTCGCTGCCCGCGTTCGACCTCGGCCGCGACTGGATGCGCCTGGGCCTCATCGCCGTGACGACCGTGGTCGGGCTCTACCTGGTGGTCCGGGTGTTGCTGGCACTCCAATGA
- a CDS encoding NAD-dependent epimerase/dehydratase family protein, with product MKSKQQHVRIGIVGAGYVARHHLAALCRLPFVEVVGICDPDLEAARTLATAFDIGFVASGLDELVETRHPDAVHVLTPPSSHCQLTLQALELGCHVFVEKPMAESVAECDAMIECARAKGLVLSVDHSDHFDPVIMRTRQLVASGACGETLAVDIVRSSDYPAYAGGPLPAMVRQGSYPFRDLGVHSLYVLESLLGPISQLEVHYRATGRRPNLGFDEWHATATCARGTGRMLLSWNARPMQNRLVVHGTHGTVEADRFLQICRQQRLLPGPKFIGIMVTAFFLSLRDVFRIPWNVLRFATGRLRASPGIQRGAEEFARALHEGRPPPVSAEDGRRPIALMEDACVRADAERTDALEARLAALEPADALVTGANGFLGRRVVAALRARGERVRVLVRSPSAALDAMQGLQVVIGDLGDPRIVEHAIASVRTVYHVGAAMRGDPRDFEAGTIWGTRNVIDACRRHATSKLVYVSSLSVLDHAGRDPARPVTEASAYEPRPRERGAYTQTKLTAESMVLEAIREHQLPATILRPGQIVGPGAEQVTPNGTLAIAGLWIAVGARAQTLPLVHVDDVVDGLLLAADNPAATGQVFNLVDPHTVTQGEYLDMVKGKLGSRLRLVRLPTFAFMGLATGVELLGWMLRRGVPLTRYRVRSLRPLANFDINAARTTLSWQPRIGLRRGLEAMFAEHAAPAAKAIPGTLDA from the coding sequence ATGAAATCCAAGCAGCAACATGTGCGTATCGGCATCGTCGGGGCCGGCTACGTGGCGCGCCATCACCTGGCGGCGCTTTGCCGCCTGCCGTTTGTCGAGGTGGTCGGAATCTGCGATCCAGACCTCGAAGCCGCACGTACGCTGGCGACGGCTTTCGATATCGGGTTCGTCGCTTCAGGATTGGACGAACTGGTCGAGACACGGCATCCGGATGCCGTGCACGTGCTCACGCCTCCGTCGAGCCACTGCCAGCTGACACTGCAGGCACTCGAGCTGGGCTGCCACGTGTTTGTCGAAAAGCCCATGGCCGAGTCTGTGGCCGAGTGCGATGCCATGATTGAATGCGCGCGGGCAAAGGGGCTGGTGCTATCGGTCGATCACTCCGATCACTTCGACCCGGTGATCATGCGGACGCGGCAGCTGGTGGCCTCCGGGGCTTGCGGCGAAACACTGGCGGTGGACATCGTCCGTAGCTCGGACTATCCCGCCTATGCGGGTGGCCCGTTACCGGCGATGGTCCGGCAAGGTTCCTATCCGTTCCGCGACCTGGGCGTGCATAGCCTGTACGTCCTCGAATCGCTGCTTGGTCCCATCAGCCAGCTCGAGGTGCATTACCGCGCAACCGGCCGCAGGCCCAACCTTGGATTTGACGAGTGGCATGCCACCGCCACCTGCGCCAGGGGAACGGGACGGATGCTGCTTTCGTGGAACGCCCGGCCGATGCAGAACCGCCTGGTCGTGCATGGCACGCACGGCACCGTCGAAGCCGATCGCTTCCTGCAGATCTGCCGTCAGCAGCGGCTGCTGCCGGGCCCGAAATTCATCGGCATCATGGTGACCGCCTTTTTCCTCAGCCTGCGCGATGTGTTCCGCATCCCCTGGAACGTGCTGCGCTTCGCCACCGGCCGCCTGCGCGCCTCGCCCGGCATCCAGCGCGGCGCCGAGGAATTCGCGCGCGCACTCCATGAGGGAAGGCCCCCCCCGGTCAGCGCCGAGGATGGCCGCCGCCCGATCGCACTGATGGAAGACGCCTGCGTGCGTGCCGACGCCGAACGTACCGATGCACTTGAAGCACGCTTGGCCGCGCTCGAACCCGCCGATGCGCTGGTGACCGGCGCCAACGGATTCCTCGGCCGCCGCGTGGTCGCCGCCCTGCGCGCGCGTGGCGAACGCGTCCGCGTGCTGGTGCGCTCACCCAGTGCAGCGCTGGATGCGATGCAGGGCCTGCAGGTGGTGATCGGGGACCTGGGTGATCCGCGCATCGTCGAACATGCGATTGCCAGCGTACGCACCGTCTATCACGTCGGCGCCGCCATGCGCGGTGACCCGCGCGACTTCGAGGCCGGCACGATCTGGGGAACGCGCAACGTGATCGATGCCTGCAGGCGCCATGCGACCAGCAAGCTGGTCTACGTCAGCTCGCTCAGCGTGCTCGATCATGCTGGGCGCGATCCGGCCCGGCCGGTGACCGAGGCTTCGGCCTACGAACCGCGCCCCCGCGAGCGCGGCGCCTATACGCAGACCAAGCTGACCGCCGAGTCGATGGTGCTGGAGGCCATTCGCGAGCACCAGCTGCCGGCGACGATCCTGCGCCCGGGCCAGATCGTCGGCCCCGGCGCGGAGCAGGTCACGCCCAATGGAACGTTGGCGATTGCCGGCCTCTGGATCGCCGTGGGCGCGCGCGCGCAGACGCTGCCGCTGGTCCATGTTGACGACGTGGTCGACGGCCTGCTGCTGGCCGCCGACAACCCGGCCGCCACCGGCCAGGTCTTCAACCTGGTGGATCCGCACACGGTGACCCAGGGCGAATATCTGGACATGGTCAAGGGAAAACTGGGCAGCAGGTTGCGGCTGGTCCGGTTACCCACCTTCGCGTTCATGGGGTTGGCCACCGGCGTCGAGTTGCTGGGCTGGATGCTCCGACGCGGCGTGCCACTGACCCGCTATCGGGTCCGCTCGCTGCGCCCGCTGGCCAACTTCGATATCAACGCCGCGCGGACCACGTTGTCCTGGCAGCCGCGCATCGGGCTGCGCCGTGGGCTGGAGGCGATGTTCGCCGAACACGCCGCACCGGCCGCCAAAGCGATACCCGGCACGCTGGACGCCTAG
- a CDS encoding glycosyltransferase, translated as MIDLVRIQREAGHNCQVVCLFSAGALAGELTALGVPVLSCEKRRGLDLRAMLVARRFLRRHATEILHTHNAISHYYGVLASRGLSLQRVISTRHGMGATRAVAQRGSRGRSWRDDRLEWLYGKSMACTHAVAAVCEAARDEFQQRKDLPTQKIVAVPNGIHVERFEPTSAEARQRLRQTLGVSEDTRLAGFVGRLTWAKDHATLVQAFRLVREQLPDTALVLIGDGPLRPALEALAQSEGIADRVFFLGDRNDIDALLRGLDLFVMSSVTEGYSVALLEACASGLPIVATRVGGNPEIVRDGINGALVTPGVPPELAAAMVGILGNETRALRMGRAGRDWVLQHGSLSAMAARYAEIYGCAAA; from the coding sequence GTGATCGACCTGGTGCGGATCCAGCGGGAAGCCGGCCACAACTGCCAGGTGGTCTGCCTGTTTTCCGCTGGTGCCCTTGCCGGTGAACTCACGGCGCTCGGCGTGCCCGTACTCAGCTGTGAAAAACGTCGCGGCCTGGACCTGCGGGCCATGCTCGTGGCCCGGCGTTTCCTGCGACGGCATGCGACCGAGATCCTGCACACCCACAACGCCATTTCGCACTACTACGGGGTACTGGCATCACGGGGGCTCTCGCTTCAGCGGGTCATCAGCACGCGCCATGGCATGGGCGCGACCCGTGCCGTCGCCCAGCGCGGCTCGCGTGGGCGTTCGTGGCGCGATGACAGGCTGGAATGGCTGTATGGCAAGTCGATGGCCTGCACCCATGCCGTCGCCGCCGTCTGCGAGGCCGCACGCGATGAATTCCAGCAGCGCAAGGACCTGCCCACGCAGAAGATCGTGGCGGTCCCGAACGGCATCCACGTTGAGCGGTTCGAGCCAACATCGGCGGAAGCCCGGCAGCGGTTGAGGCAGACCCTTGGCGTGTCGGAAGACACGCGCCTGGCGGGCTTCGTTGGACGACTGACCTGGGCCAAGGACCATGCGACGCTGGTTCAAGCTTTCCGGCTGGTCCGCGAACAACTGCCCGACACGGCCCTGGTGCTGATCGGCGATGGGCCGCTGCGCCCAGCGCTGGAGGCGCTTGCGCAATCGGAGGGCATCGCCGATCGGGTGTTCTTCCTGGGTGATCGCAATGACATCGACGCCTTGCTGCGCGGGTTGGACCTGTTCGTCATGTCCTCCGTCACGGAGGGCTATTCGGTTGCCTTGCTGGAGGCCTGCGCCTCGGGGCTCCCCATCGTGGCGACCCGGGTCGGAGGGAACCCGGAGATCGTGCGCGATGGCATCAACGGCGCGCTGGTCACGCCGGGCGTCCCCCCCGAGCTGGCTGCGGCGATGGTCGGCATCCTCGGCAACGAGACCCGCGCGCTCAGGATGGGCCGGGCCGGTCGCGACTGGGTCCTGCAACACGGTTCGCTGTCTGCGATGGCGGCGCGCTACGCCGAGATCTATGGCTGCGCGGCTGCCTGA
- a CDS encoding glycosyltransferase, translating to MLGDDGIVYFGNDWHAENRTSSHHLATRLAGVAPLLYVDSPGMRAPQASGRDVRRALRKLGAALRPPARLGPNFWLCTVPQLPFRRVPGVDLLNRVFGRWAVRRAMRALGTARYISWFVVPHPGFLAQRLGEDLCVYYCIDDYAAHPGVDAAVIGARDDALTRCADLVFVAPPALLASKQAVNAHTLFSPHGVDVALFARAMDPATPLPEAAASLQGTVVGYFGSIHEWIDLELVAWLARMRPQWTFLLVGHVATDVSVLRALPNVMLVGAQPYQDLPAWAKAFDVAIIPYKHNRQVENANPLKLREYLATGKPIVSVSNAEIERFSQWVQIVEGKEMFLAALEKAVHEDPPGAAAARMAAVAGQTWDNRVHEVLGHVSMALAARNGHRAMEGEPG from the coding sequence ATGCTAGGCGATGACGGCATCGTCTATTTCGGCAATGACTGGCATGCGGAGAACCGCACCAGCAGCCATCACCTCGCCACGCGCCTGGCGGGAGTGGCACCGCTGCTCTATGTCGATTCGCCGGGCATGCGCGCGCCGCAGGCGAGTGGCCGGGATGTTCGTCGCGCCCTGCGCAAGCTTGGCGCCGCATTGCGCCCCCCTGCCCGGCTTGGGCCCAATTTCTGGCTATGTACGGTGCCGCAGCTGCCTTTCCGGCGGGTGCCGGGCGTGGACCTGCTCAACCGTGTCTTCGGCCGTTGGGCCGTGCGCAGGGCGATGCGCGCGTTGGGCACTGCCCGGTACATTTCCTGGTTCGTGGTGCCACACCCTGGCTTTCTTGCACAACGGCTCGGCGAAGACCTGTGCGTTTACTACTGCATTGACGACTACGCCGCCCATCCAGGCGTGGATGCCGCCGTCATCGGCGCGCGTGACGATGCCTTGACCCGCTGCGCAGACCTGGTCTTCGTCGCGCCGCCGGCCTTGCTGGCGTCCAAGCAGGCCGTCAATGCTCACACGCTCTTCTCACCCCACGGCGTCGATGTCGCGCTGTTTGCACGCGCCATGGATCCGGCGACCCCGTTGCCGGAAGCCGCTGCCAGCCTGCAGGGCACGGTCGTGGGCTACTTCGGTTCCATCCACGAGTGGATCGACCTGGAACTGGTGGCGTGGCTCGCGCGCATGCGCCCGCAGTGGACCTTCCTGCTGGTCGGTCACGTCGCCACCGATGTCTCGGTGCTGCGTGCCCTGCCCAACGTCATGCTTGTCGGCGCGCAGCCGTATCAGGATCTGCCGGCCTGGGCCAAGGCTTTCGACGTGGCGATCATCCCCTACAAGCACAACCGGCAGGTGGAGAACGCCAATCCGCTCAAGCTGCGTGAATACCTCGCCACCGGCAAACCCATCGTCAGCGTCAGCAATGCCGAAATCGAAAGGTTCAGCCAATGGGTACAGATCGTCGAAGGCAAGGAAATGTTCCTGGCCGCACTCGAAAAAGCCGTGCATGAGGACCCCCCGGGTGCCGCGGCGGCGCGGATGGCGGCCGTGGCCGGCCAGACCTGGGACAACCGTGTTCACGAGGTGCTTGGCCACGTCAGCATGGCACTCGCCGCACGCAACGGCCATCGCGCCATGGAAGGGGAACCGGGATGA
- a CDS encoding polysaccharide deacetylase family protein: MQVLGWLPEKLVSVRGDPAGRALYLTFDDGPDSSWTPALLDLLRAHEACASFFLVGRNVERHPGLVQRMVDEGHRLGNHSHTHPQFNHLSLARQLEEIDVTDRLLAGFDGVRRHRFRPPRGVVSLPLTLHFAARRRNLTYWSYNSMDYLKSPPEELIARMRAMPPVAGEVILMHDDGGCAIQMLETLLGEWTDAGFSFRALPQARQLDERPAHGAPARSAG, encoded by the coding sequence ATGCAGGTGCTCGGCTGGCTCCCAGAGAAGCTGGTCTCGGTGCGCGGTGACCCCGCGGGCAGGGCGTTGTACCTGACCTTCGACGATGGCCCCGACAGTTCCTGGACACCGGCACTGCTGGATCTGCTGCGCGCGCATGAAGCCTGCGCGAGCTTTTTCCTGGTTGGGCGCAACGTCGAGCGGCACCCAGGACTCGTGCAGCGGATGGTCGATGAAGGGCATCGGCTGGGCAACCACTCCCATACGCATCCCCAGTTCAACCATCTGTCCCTGGCCCGGCAGCTGGAGGAGATCGATGTCACCGATCGCCTGCTGGCCGGTTTCGATGGCGTGCGCAGGCATCGTTTCCGCCCGCCACGCGGCGTTGTCTCCCTGCCTTTGACGCTGCACTTCGCGGCACGGCGACGCAACCTGACCTACTGGTCCTATAACAGCATGGATTACCTGAAAAGCCCGCCTGAAGAGCTGATCGCACGGATGCGGGCCATGCCGCCCGTGGCCGGCGAAGTGATCCTGATGCACGACGACGGCGGCTGTGCGATCCAGATGCTCGAGACGCTGCTAGGGGAGTGGACGGACGCCGGTTTCAGCTTCCGTGCGCTGCCCCAGGCCCGCCAGCTTGACGAACGTCCTGCGCATGGCGCGCCCGCGCGCTCGGCGGGTTGA
- a CDS encoding polysaccharide biosynthesis C-terminal domain-containing protein, with protein MNRSPSALRNTLFSSAGIYTEYVLGMLTSILIARHLGPHGFGVYSMVIWLVSVGMTMTNAGSSTALIKFVAELRGGGRQELVQPLLKYLRRTQRTCLLLVLVAAALLSAFAGARLLPEFNRLALFALLALTISLRAPYMFNISLGKGLENFRATATVAMVATPLNLAMVVAAWWLDAPMHVFLAVFAISSAVFYGVSHYQTARLVPVSTVAQLPPELKQRVVRHMRYAAVTVTVGFVAASDVGVLLLNLFASSEAAGQFKVAFQLSAGAALLLPGVVGALMLPMMANALSQGLAMAGRRFVGATSYLMLLAAPLVGFGLVFAPAVIGLLYGASYAAAAPIFATCLFGAALGTVAQAGSSLLLSADRQRSIMLLVLANAVVKLLLDVVLTVHYGLVGAVVSYTITSLLTAGAVLGLAMTTSGLGLDWSRLARIVAAAALAALAAFPVREVWTPFPTLALGGALFAGAYFLLTFALGCWSGDDIEHMQRMHRRVPQVPGVAALLAWADRRACRGS; from the coding sequence ATGAACCGATCCCCAAGCGCGCTGCGCAATACGCTTTTCTCGTCCGCCGGGATCTATACCGAGTATGTCCTGGGCATGCTCACCTCGATCCTGATCGCGCGCCACCTGGGCCCGCATGGCTTCGGGGTGTACAGCATGGTGATCTGGCTGGTGTCGGTCGGCATGACCATGACCAACGCCGGATCATCCACCGCGCTGATCAAGTTCGTCGCCGAGCTTCGTGGTGGCGGCCGGCAGGAACTGGTCCAGCCCTTGCTGAAGTACCTGCGGCGAACCCAGCGGACCTGCCTGCTGCTGGTGCTCGTCGCGGCGGCGCTGTTGTCGGCGTTCGCCGGCGCCAGGTTGCTGCCGGAATTCAACCGGCTGGCATTGTTCGCCCTGCTTGCGCTCACCATCAGCCTGCGCGCGCCGTACATGTTCAACATTTCATTGGGCAAGGGGCTGGAGAATTTCCGCGCGACCGCCACGGTGGCCATGGTCGCCACGCCGCTCAACCTGGCCATGGTCGTGGCCGCATGGTGGCTGGACGCACCGATGCATGTTTTCCTGGCGGTGTTTGCGATCTCAAGCGCGGTGTTCTACGGCGTGTCGCATTACCAGACCGCGCGGCTGGTACCGGTGTCCACGGTGGCCCAGCTGCCTCCTGAACTGAAGCAGCGCGTGGTGCGCCACATGCGCTACGCGGCGGTCACGGTCACGGTCGGATTCGTCGCGGCGAGTGACGTCGGGGTGTTGCTCCTGAACCTGTTCGCTTCTTCCGAGGCGGCCGGCCAGTTCAAGGTCGCGTTCCAGCTCTCTGCGGGTGCGGCACTGTTGCTGCCCGGCGTGGTGGGTGCGTTGATGCTGCCGATGATGGCCAATGCGCTGAGCCAGGGGTTGGCCATGGCTGGGCGGCGCTTCGTCGGCGCGACCTCCTACCTGATGCTGTTGGCCGCTCCGCTGGTCGGGTTCGGCCTGGTGTTCGCGCCTGCGGTGATCGGCCTGCTGTACGGCGCCTCCTATGCCGCGGCGGCGCCGATCTTTGCCACGTGCCTGTTCGGCGCCGCGTTGGGGACGGTGGCGCAGGCGGGCTCCAGCCTGCTGCTCAGCGCGGACCGGCAACGCAGCATCATGCTGCTGGTACTCGCCAATGCGGTGGTCAAGCTGCTGCTGGACGTGGTGCTGACCGTTCACTACGGGCTGGTCGGCGCGGTTGTTTCCTACACGATCACCAGCCTGCTGACGGCCGGGGCGGTCCTGGGGCTGGCCATGACCACCAGCGGGCTGGGGCTGGACTGGTCGCGACTGGCGCGGATCGTGGCTGCCGCCGCGCTGGCGGCTTTGGCCGCTTTTCCCGTTCGTGAGGTGTGGACACCGTTTCCAACGCTGGCGCTCGGCGGTGCCTTGTTCGCCGGGGCCTACTTCCTGCTGACGTTCGCACTGGGGTGCTGGAGCGGGGACGACATCGAGCACATGCAGCGGATGCATCGCCGGGTTCCCCAAGTGCCTGGCGTCGCAGCCCTGCTGGCCTGGGCCGACAGGCGTGCCTGCAGGGGGTCCTGA